From Aestuariirhabdus haliotis, the proteins below share one genomic window:
- a CDS encoding enoyl-CoA hydratase/isomerase family protein, which translates to MKATVDAPVLFETRAAGEYQIGFATLNVEKALNALSLDMIDLLYEQLLAWQQDDRVVCVMLQGAGEKAFCAGGDIRRLYDSMCESGEGVNSYAVDFFSREYRLDYLIHCYGKPLICWGAGIVMGGGVGLMSGASHRVVTETTRLAMPEINIGLYPDVGGSWFLARMPGRLGKFLGLTAASLNAADTLFTGLADRFLRNDERSELCDALCVEEWTPDSEQNKEQVTQLLRRFEKSSIQGLPVSPLRQHYDLINRLMDHSYLQQCLDDCLKLETEDRWLQRCVKAFANGCPISAHLVVEQIEKCRHLSLKEVFQQELIVSVQCAAKGEFREGVRALLIDKDNAPQWAPKSLDDVVHSTIAEFYQAPWGESPHPLADL; encoded by the coding sequence ATGAAAGCTACTGTTGATGCCCCCGTACTGTTTGAAACCCGAGCCGCAGGGGAATATCAAATAGGCTTTGCCACCCTGAATGTGGAGAAAGCCCTGAATGCCCTTAGTCTGGACATGATTGACCTGCTCTATGAGCAGTTATTGGCCTGGCAGCAGGATGACCGGGTGGTCTGTGTGATGCTGCAAGGTGCTGGTGAAAAAGCCTTTTGCGCCGGCGGAGATATACGCCGTTTGTACGATTCCATGTGTGAAAGCGGCGAGGGGGTTAACAGCTATGCGGTCGATTTTTTCAGTCGGGAGTATCGTCTTGATTATCTGATCCATTGCTACGGTAAACCTCTGATTTGCTGGGGCGCAGGAATCGTTATGGGTGGCGGTGTTGGGCTGATGTCCGGTGCCAGCCATCGGGTTGTTACTGAAACCACCCGGCTGGCGATGCCTGAGATCAATATTGGGCTTTATCCCGACGTAGGGGGCTCCTGGTTTTTGGCCAGAATGCCAGGCCGGCTGGGTAAGTTTTTGGGGTTGACTGCGGCATCGCTGAACGCCGCAGATACTCTGTTTACCGGTTTGGCCGATCGCTTTTTGCGTAATGATGAAAGAAGTGAGCTTTGCGATGCGCTTTGCGTCGAGGAGTGGACTCCTGATTCCGAGCAGAACAAGGAGCAGGTGACCCAGTTGTTGAGACGTTTTGAGAAAAGCTCAATACAGGGATTGCCGGTTTCTCCATTGCGACAGCATTATGATCTGATTAATCGTTTGATGGATCACAGTTATCTACAGCAGTGTCTGGATGATTGCCTCAAGTTGGAGACAGAAGACCGCTGGTTACAACGGTGCGTCAAGGCATTTGCCAATGGTTGCCCTATTTCTGCCCATCTTGTGGTCGAACAGATTGAGAAATGTCGTCACCTTTCTTTGAAAGAAGTTTTCCAGCAAGAACTGATTGTTTCTGTTCAGTGTGCTGCCAAGGGTGAGTTCCGCGAAGGTGTGCGTGCCTTGTTGATCGACAAGGACAATGCTCCCCAGTGGGCACCGAAGTCGCTGGATGATGTAGTCCATTCTACCATCGCCGAATTTTATCAAGCGCCCTGGGGAGAGAGTCCTCATCCCCTTGCAGATCTCTAG
- a CDS encoding enoyl-CoA hydratase — protein MSATSYSNITDKLLVEVREHTALVTINNPSANTWDEESLQGLVTLVEALNDDLDIYSLVITGQGEKFFSAGADLNLFADGDKSRARQMARLFGRAFETLSAFRGVSIAAINGYAMGGGLECALACDIRIAEEHAVMALPEASVGLLPCAGGTQNLPWLVGEGWAKRMILCGDKVDAATAERIGLVEQVAGRGEALEAALKLAAGAARQSPSSVTACKTLVQAARTNPLAQALPSERELFVDLFDTQDQKEGVNAFLEKRKPEWKNA, from the coding sequence AAATTACTGGTCGAGGTGCGTGAACATACCGCTCTGGTGACCATTAATAACCCGTCCGCCAACACCTGGGACGAAGAGAGCTTGCAAGGGTTGGTGACACTGGTTGAAGCCTTGAATGATGACCTGGATATCTATTCACTGGTGATCACCGGGCAAGGCGAAAAGTTTTTCTCCGCCGGTGCCGATCTGAATCTGTTTGCTGATGGTGATAAATCTCGTGCGCGACAGATGGCGCGATTGTTTGGCCGCGCCTTTGAAACTCTGAGCGCATTTCGTGGGGTTTCCATTGCAGCCATTAACGGTTACGCCATGGGTGGCGGTCTGGAGTGTGCACTGGCCTGCGATATTCGAATCGCCGAAGAGCATGCGGTGATGGCATTACCCGAGGCGAGCGTTGGTTTGTTGCCCTGTGCCGGAGGTACGCAAAATCTGCCCTGGTTAGTCGGCGAAGGCTGGGCCAAACGAATGATTCTGTGCGGAGACAAGGTTGATGCGGCGACTGCCGAGCGGATCGGCCTGGTTGAGCAAGTTGCTGGCCGGGGTGAGGCGCTGGAGGCGGCGCTGAAATTGGCAGCAGGCGCTGCCAGGCAAAGCCCTTCCAGTGTGACGGCCTGTAAAACCCTGGTGCAGGCGGCGCGCACCAATCCTTTGGCCCAGGCGTTGCCTTCGGAGCGTGAACTGTTTGTGGATCTGTTTGATACCCAGGATCAGAAAGAGGGTGTTAATGCCTTTTTGGAAAAGCGCAAACCCGAGTGGAAAAACGCCTAA
- the mmsB gene encoding 3-hydroxyisobutyrate dehydrogenase has protein sequence MKIGFIGLGHMGGPMAKNLVAAGHELKVFDLVPSAVQSLVEAGASAVSTASDAAVDVEVLISMLPASQHVEGLYLGESGLLGSINQQTLVIDSSTIAPESARKVATAAIEKGITMIDAPVSGGTAGAAAGTLTFIVGGDNKALERARPVLENMGKNIFHAGDSGAGQVAKICNNMMLAVLMAGSAEAIQLGVANGLDAKVLSDIMQKSSGRNWALELYNPYPGVMESVPASNDYQGGFGVDLMAKDLGLAMEAALQTRSSTPMGTLARSLYAMHSAKGNGSLDFSSIQKLFSDL, from the coding sequence ATGAAAATAGGTTTCATAGGTTTGGGTCACATGGGTGGTCCCATGGCCAAGAATCTGGTCGCCGCGGGTCATGAGTTGAAAGTATTTGATCTGGTGCCGTCCGCCGTACAGTCACTGGTGGAGGCAGGTGCTTCTGCGGTTTCAACGGCCAGTGATGCGGCTGTTGATGTTGAGGTATTAATCTCAATGCTGCCTGCCAGCCAACACGTCGAAGGTTTGTATCTGGGGGAAAGTGGATTACTTGGCAGTATCAACCAGCAAACACTGGTGATTGATAGTAGTACTATTGCGCCGGAGTCGGCTCGCAAGGTGGCAACGGCGGCGATCGAAAAGGGCATCACCATGATCGATGCGCCGGTGTCCGGTGGTACAGCGGGTGCGGCGGCCGGTACTCTGACGTTTATTGTGGGGGGCGACAACAAGGCGCTGGAGCGTGCTCGACCCGTGCTCGAGAACATGGGCAAGAATATTTTTCATGCAGGTGATAGTGGTGCCGGGCAGGTAGCCAAGATCTGCAATAATATGATGCTTGCGGTATTGATGGCGGGCAGTGCAGAAGCGATTCAACTGGGAGTTGCTAATGGTCTCGATGCCAAAGTACTGTCCGATATTATGCAAAAAAGTTCGGGGCGCAACTGGGCCCTGGAGCTTTATAACCCCTACCCGGGAGTTATGGAATCGGTCCCGGCAAGCAATGACTATCAAGGTGGTTTTGGCGTTGATCTGATGGCAAAAGATTTAGGTTTGGCGATGGAGGCCGCATTGCAAACTCGTAGCTCGACACCAATGGGGACCCTGGCTCGTAGCCTGTATGCGATGCACAGCGCTAAAGGTAATGGCTCCCTGGACTTTTCCAGTATTCAAAAATTATTTAGCGACCTGTAA
- the ygfZ gene encoding CAF17-like 4Fe-4S cluster assembly/insertion protein YgfZ: MNTEWQQFLQQQPASQAVTTDDSWFCDLTPWSVMSVQEGDASRFLQGQLTCDLDKLEAGTSSLGACCNAKGRMLSNFRILPVDQGYWLVMHQDLIAPHINDLNKYAVFFRSKLQDLGSSLVGIGLHGQQAADWLKKQGAPSIDSGNTSALLGGQLICLDSENHRYQLWLPTEQAKQQWVELSGHLPRATPDIWLLGDIQQGIAWISGDTREQYTPHQFNLQALGAISFRKGCYTGQEIVARMQHLGKSKNRLYRATSTSQPQQYPCPIVDKDNQSVGEIISGAQSGEHHELLILAKNDAVDAKTLLFEDNKVLSVTDLPYAITNREHLVE, from the coding sequence ATGAACACAGAATGGCAACAATTTCTCCAGCAACAACCTGCATCACAAGCAGTGACCACTGATGACAGCTGGTTTTGTGATCTGACCCCCTGGTCAGTAATGTCGGTGCAAGAGGGTGACGCTTCACGTTTTTTACAAGGCCAACTCACTTGCGACCTGGACAAACTGGAAGCTGGCACCAGCTCTCTGGGTGCCTGCTGTAACGCCAAGGGCAGAATGCTGAGCAACTTCCGTATTTTACCCGTTGATCAAGGCTACTGGCTGGTCATGCACCAGGACCTGATCGCCCCCCATATAAACGACCTGAACAAGTACGCTGTTTTTTTCCGCAGCAAACTGCAGGATCTTGGCTCATCACTGGTCGGCATAGGGCTCCATGGCCAGCAAGCTGCCGACTGGCTCAAAAAACAAGGCGCCCCTTCGATCGACAGTGGTAACACCTCTGCACTGCTTGGCGGTCAATTGATTTGCCTGGACTCGGAAAACCACAGGTACCAACTTTGGCTACCAACAGAGCAAGCAAAACAACAATGGGTTGAGCTCTCGGGCCATCTGCCCAGAGCAACTCCGGATATCTGGTTACTGGGCGATATCCAGCAAGGCATCGCCTGGATCTCCGGTGACACTCGAGAGCAATATACGCCCCATCAATTCAACCTACAGGCGCTAGGGGCAATCAGTTTTCGCAAAGGCTGTTACACCGGCCAGGAAATCGTCGCGCGCATGCAGCATCTGGGAAAGTCCAAAAACCGACTGTACCGGGCTACCAGCACCAGCCAACCACAGCAATACCCTTGCCCCATCGTCGACAAAGACAACCAGTCAGTCGGTGAAATTATCTCCGGCGCTCAATCAGGCGAGCATCATGAGCTATTAATTCTTGCCAAAAATGATGCCGTCGATGCAAAAACACTGCTTTTTGAAGATAATAAGGTTCTCTCTGTGACCGATCTTCCCTATGCTATAACTAACAGGGAACACTTGGTTGAATAG
- a CDS encoding HDOD domain-containing protein, with amino-acid sequence MSEFAANILEQLTSAIDNDKLTLPTLPEVALKVREVAEDPMVDVKKICDVIGNDAAISARIIKVVNSPLMRGSREIDNLQNAVGRLGITYSCNLATGLAMEQMFQATNDTIDKLMRDTWQQSIEIAGISHVLCRQYTKLAPDQATLAGLMHRIGVLPILTFIEDQGEVPDEATLQQVIDEIHPTLGSKILKAWDFPSEIADVPSESVNFERQGDDKPDYSDVVMVAILQSLAGTDHAFAQLDWSQIKAFEKLGLDTEVDMNEGEDLSAEMEAAMALLS; translated from the coding sequence ATGAGCGAATTTGCAGCCAACATTCTCGAACAACTAACCTCTGCCATCGACAATGACAAACTCACCTTGCCAACCCTACCCGAGGTAGCGCTTAAGGTACGTGAGGTAGCTGAAGATCCAATGGTGGATGTGAAAAAAATCTGCGATGTGATTGGTAACGACGCTGCCATCAGCGCCAGAATCATCAAGGTGGTCAACTCGCCATTGATGCGAGGCAGCCGGGAAATCGATAATTTGCAAAATGCCGTTGGCCGCCTTGGAATTACCTACTCCTGCAACCTTGCAACGGGGCTGGCCATGGAGCAGATGTTTCAAGCCACCAATGACACCATCGACAAACTGATGCGCGATACCTGGCAACAAAGCATCGAAATCGCCGGTATCTCTCATGTACTCTGTCGTCAATACACCAAACTGGCACCCGATCAGGCTACCCTGGCCGGGCTCATGCATCGTATTGGCGTACTCCCCATACTGACCTTTATCGAAGACCAGGGCGAAGTACCCGATGAAGCAACCCTGCAACAGGTCATCGATGAAATTCATCCGACACTGGGCAGCAAGATCCTCAAGGCCTGGGATTTCCCAAGTGAAATTGCCGATGTACCCAGCGAATCGGTAAATTTCGAGCGTCAGGGCGACGATAAGCCAGATTACTCCGACGTTGTGATGGTTGCTATTCTGCAATCCCTTGCCGGCACTGACCATGCCTTCGCTCAGCTTGACTGGAGCCAGATCAAAGCCTTTGAAAAGCTCGGCCTTGATACCGAGGTCGATATGAATGAAGGCGAGGACCTCAGCGCAGAAATGGAAGCAGCAATGGCCCTGCTAAGCTAA